In Hypomesus transpacificus isolate Combined female chromosome 4, fHypTra1, whole genome shotgun sequence, the following are encoded in one genomic region:
- the sall3b gene encoding sal-like protein 3b, with protein MSRRKQPKPQHLSSDEDPFQTGVSENALLEALGEEEEGSGRPAGHRRGDTHVCEKCCAEFFTWTDLWAHQSGCEEPLVLIMKEHQGTPGPEDLHAGASPDPSSTPSDTADLASTDEVFQGVENSYDSLDMLEEREEEENMEQDLQHQEGDKQQASSPQSPRSIQSASPDVSAAGSCGVPTTNVTLEILQSTRVAVAQFSQGIHTGMGGGKATTAAIFAILEHLQTLQQQQVLQLQLIEQVRSQVSDMNRQPTQTALDPVTRDLPLTPNCFPSRHPSILAPSVIPSSGMITSAINGQASVSLASVLERSHALHSHTAYGQSIFRDGARTSTSSETPVASSSSCRDVSIILPPYTGAYSSVKCGQTLTSSSPLSHGDALQGSSSSSLTLLPQSPPSTVIFPNPLARIAATANAYEPLAILMKQGKAKLPSVSLFDTKPCREEQFFKHKCRFCSKVFGSDSALQIHLRSHTGERPFKCNICGNRFSTKGNLKVHFQRHKDKYPHVQMNPYPVPEYLDSVPTSQGVPYGMSFPQEKTGSLWLDSKPVVATVTTSMGLQLPSSLSAGGNWTDSVSVTPSIKSPHASASSEHASLSPAASNEVPLPPPPESPRSKDQEESHDAPKAEEVHLPQNCPARPTENSVSMATSTAPAGTAPTSEPSAPASPYTYDPSPLSLATDHCKVEFPFGGLLVSMETSETSKLQKLVENIDKKITDPNQCVLCHRILSCQSALKMHYRVHTGERPFRCKVCGRTFTTKGNLKTHVGVHRASPPLRMQHSCPICQKKFTNAVVLQQHIRMHMAGQIPDSPHADPHQGPISAELSVNDTNTDGFSSQENDFTDGNSMEDDEEEEDEMEENTEEGVDPFRVLNSLTSSPPKSSAVVSNIAALENQMKIIDSTSGLNHTFGMKGFLDSDCFTTNSSYTPIPFIMKEAENLSKAVSKCSRSVAASASPGQNISEGLLSSSSEDTLTESRDVAVSLKNEYSSSSPQDQTGTQPNQPSINEDSPYSMMFQSRECAPHQNIPSLVSSTVPNPAVTELNGHGRPAVLSERRQHSFGLPVLAAKSCMGLSGMMGLLTSAPAPAQPRRTPKQHNCNMCGKNFSSASALQIHERTHTGEKPFGCSVCGRAFTTKGNLKVHMGTHMWNNSPARRGRRLSVENPMALLGEDAVKFGEMFQKDLAARAMNADTGFWNRYAAAITNSLSLKNNVMSVVQNEGITQLPAMTAGMESMKPGGGPPLTSLGKTGLNRGVNTHFSMLVDDSKNIGIN; from the exons ATGTCCCGCCGCAAGCAACCAAAGCCACAACACCTCTCGTCTGACGAAGACCCATTCCAGACTGGAGTCTCAGAAAATG CTCTGCTGGAggctctgggggaggaggaggagggcagtgggAGGCCGGCCGGCCACCGCAGAGGGGACACCCACGTCTGTGAGAAGTGCTGTGCCGAGTTCTTCACCTGGACCGACCTGTGGGCCCATCAGAGCGGCTGTGAGGAACCCCTGGTGCTCATCATGAAAGAACACCAAGGGACTCCAGGACCTGAGGACCTCCATGCAGGAGCCTCCCCAGAccccagctccacccccagCGACACGGCAGATTTGGCCTCCACAGACGAGGTGTTTCAGGGAGTGGAGAACAGCTATGACAGCCTGGACAtgttggaggagagggaggaggaggagaacatggaGCAGGACCTGCAGCACCAGGAGGGAGATAAACAGCAGGCCTCCAGCCCTCAGTCTCCACGCTCCATCCAGTCAGCTTCCCCTGACGTGTCGGCCGCAGGCAGCTGCGGTGTGCCCACCACTAACGTGACCCTGGAGATCCTCCAGAGCACCAGGGTGGCCGTGGCCCAGTTCTCCCAGGGCATCCACACAGGCATGGGGGGAGGGaaagccaccacagctgccatCTTTGCCATCCTGGAGCATCTCCAGACTCTACAGCAGCAACAGgtcctccagctgcagctgaTTGAGCAGGTACGCAGCCAGGTATCTGACATGAACAGACAGCCCACACAAACAGCACTAGACCCGGTAACCAGGGACCTGCCCTTAACCCCCAACTGTTTCCCTTCccgtcatccctccatcctcgcCCCCTCCGTCATCCCATCGTCGGGGATGATAACCTCAGCCATCAACGGACAAGCCTCTGTTTCTCTGGCATCTGTGCTGGAAAGGTCACACGCGCTTCACTCGCACACCGCATACGGTCAGTCTATTTTCAGAGACGGCGCTCGAACTTCGACCTCCTCCGAGACCCCCGTAGCTTCCTCGTCCAGCTGCCGTGACGTTTCCATAATCCTGCCTCCGTACACGGGGGCCTACTCCAGTGTGAAGTGTGGCCAGACGCTGACCTCCTCCAGCCCGCTCTCCCATGGAGACGCCCTCCAGGGCTCCTCGTCATCCAGCTTGACACTCCTACCTCAGAGTCCTCCCAGCACCGTCATCTTCCCCAACCCCCTGGCCAGGATCGCTGCCACAGCCAACGCCTACGAACCCCTCGCCATCCTCATGAAGCAGGGGAAAGCCAAGCTGCCCAGTGTGTCTCTGTTCGACACCAAGCCCTGTCGCGAGGAGCAGTTCTTCAAGCACAAGTGTCGGTTTTGCTCCAAAGTGTTTGGCAGCGATAGCGCTCTGCAGATCCACTTGCGctcccacacaggagagaggccCTTCAAGTGTAACATCTGTGGAAACCGCTTCTCCACAAAAGGGAATCTAAAAGTCCACTTccagagacacaaagacaaatATCCTCACGTTCAAATGAACCCTTACCCTGTGCCGGAATATTTAGATAGCGTGCCAACCAGCCAGGGTGTCCCCTATGGTATGTCTTTTCCTCAGGAAAAAACGGGCTCCTTGTGGCTGGATAGCAAACCGGTTGTAGCCACGGTAACCACTTCCATGGGTCTTCAGCTTCCCAGCTCTCTCAGCGCTGGGGGAAACTGGACGGACTCTGTGAGCGTCACGCCCTCCATAAAGTCCCCTCACGCGTCTGCTTCAAGCGAACATGCTTCTCTGTCACCTGCTGCCAGCAACgaggtccccctcccccctcctccagagtccCCCCGCTCTAAAGACCAAGAGGAATCCCATGATGCCCCAAAAGCAGAGGAGGTTCACCTGCCCCAAAACTGCCCCGCCAGGCCCACGGAGAACTCTGTAAGCATGGCAACCAGCACAGCCCCAGCCGGGACGGCGCCCACATCCGAGCCTAGCGCCCCTGCGTCCCCCTACACGTacgacccctcccccctctcgctGGCCACTGACCACTGCAAGGTCGAGTTCCCTTTCGGGGGTCTCCTGGTCTCCATGGAAACGTCGGAGACCTCGAAGCTGCAGAAGCTGGTGGAGAACATCGACAAGAAGATAACAGACCCCAACCAGTGTGTCCTCTGCCATCGCATCCTCAGCTGCCAGAGCGCTCTGAAGATGCACTACCGtgtccacacaggagagaggccCTTCAGATGTAAGGTGTGCGGAAGGACTTTTACCACCAAAGGGAACCTAAAGACACACGTTGGCGTCCACAGAGCTAGCCCTCCCCTCCGGATGCAGCACTCCTGCCCCATCTGCCAGAAGAAGTTCACGAACGCCGTTGTGTTGCAGCAGCACATCCGCATGCACATGGCCGGCCAGATCCCTGACTCGCCCCATGCAGACCCCCATCAGGGACCCATATCTGCTGAGCTCTCCGTCAACGACACAAACACTGATGGCTTCAGCAGCCAAGAAAACGACTTCACGGACGGCAACTCGATGGAGgacgatgaggaagaggaggatgaaatgGAGGAAAACACGGAGGAGGGTGTGGATCCGTTTAGAGTACTGAACTCTCTCACTAGCTCTCCTCCCAAATCCTCTGCTGTGGTTTCCAACATCGCCGCACTGGAAAATCAAATGAAAATCATAGACTCTACAAGTGGTCTGAACCACACCTTTGGCATGAAGGGGTTTTTGGACAGTGACTGCTTCACCACGAACTCCTCCTACACTCCAATACCCTTCATAATGAAGGAAGCAGAGAATCTCAGTAAGGCCGTGTCTAAATGCTCCAGGTCTGTTGCGGCCTCCGCTTCCCCAGGACAGAACATCTCTGAGGGGCTCCTCAGCTCGTCTTCAGAGGACACCTTGACAGAGTCCAGGGACGTGGCAGTCTCACTGAAGAACGAGTACTCGAGTTCCTCCCCACAGGACCAGACAGGGACACAACCTAACCAGCCAAGCATCAACGAGGACAGCCCTTATAGCATGATGTTCCAGAGCAGAGAGTGTG CTCCCCACCAAAACATTCCCAGCTTGGTTTCAAGCACGGTTCCGAATCCTGCTGTCACCGAACTCAACGGACACGGTCGACCAGCTGTCCTAAGTGAGAGGCGTCAGCACTCCTTCGGTCTCCCGGTCCTAGCAGCCAAATCCTGCATGGGGCTTAGTGGGATGATGGGCCTGctcacctcagccccagccccagcccagccccggaGGACCCCCAAGCAGCACAACTGCAACATGTGTGGGAAAAACTTCTCTTCTGCCAGCGCCCTCCAGATCCACGAGCGAACGCACACCGGGGAGAAACCGTTTGGCTGCTCCGTATGTGGCAGGGCGTTCACCACGAAAGGAAACCTAAAG GTCCACATGGGTACCCACATGTGGAATAACTCCCCCGCTAGAAGAGGGAGGCGTCTGTCTGTGGAAAATCCGATGGCGCTTCTGGGAGAAGACGCGGTTAAGTTTGGGGAGATGTTCCAGAAGGACCTAGCCGCCCGGGCCATGAACGCAGACACGGGGTTCTGGAACCGCTACGCGGCGGCTATAACCAACAGCCTGTCCCTGAAGAACAATGTGATGTCAGTCGTCCAGAACGAGGGGATTACGCAGCTACCCGCCATGACAGCAGGAATGGAGAGCATGAAGCCTGGAGGCGGCCCACCCCTCACCAGCCTGGGGAAGACAGGCCTGAACCGGGGGGTCAACACTCACTTCTCCATGCTGGTTGATGACAGTAAAAACATTGGGATCAATTGA